A single genomic interval of Armigeres subalbatus isolate Guangzhou_Male chromosome 1, GZ_Asu_2, whole genome shotgun sequence harbors:
- the LOC134207846 gene encoding tubulin-folding cofactor B has protein sequence MCDTSVVSGSDIVKINISNSHNDAVSFERKYSKSLKISEFKAKLEPITGGLAATMKLELYSGDRLVTRLDDDDRMLGFYAVEDGMRVHVIDNFVFVQENVQKFELSQEEYDKKQDSLRNYLKRNRLGKYNEEEMAKLEEERKKQEDEDAAKLEQATIGARCKVTTKGHPTRLGTVMYKGEIDGRPGMFIGVKFDEPLGVNNGTANGKQYFDCPPKYGSFVAVKAVEIGDFPPEKDELDDEL, from the exons ATGTGCGACACATCCGTGGTTAGTGGCTCGGATATTGTGAAGATCAACATCTCCAATTCGCATAACGATGCGGTCTCGTTCGAGCGGAAGTACAGCAAATCGCTTAAAATTTCCGAATTTAAG GCAAAGTTGGAGCCCATTACGGGTGGATTGGCGGCGACAATGAAACTGGAACTGTACAGCGGAGATAGACTCGTGACTCGACTGGACGATGACGACCGGATGTTGGGATTCTACGCGGTGGAGGACGGCATGAGGGTGCATGTGATAGACAACTTTGTCTTCGTTCAGGAAAATGTCCAGAAGTTTGAACTCAGCCAGGAGGAGTACGACAAGAAACAGGACAGCCTGAGGAATTATTTGAAACGTAACAGGTTGGGCAAATACAACGAGGAGGAGATGGCCAAGTTGGAGGAGGAGCGAAAAAAACAAGAAGATGAGGATGCTGCCAAATTGGAACAGGCCACGATCGGTGCGCGCTGTAAGGTGACGACCAAGGGACATCCCACTCGATTGGGAACGGTCATGTACAAGGGAGAGATAGATGGCAGACCGGGTATGTTTATTGGGGTGAAATTCGACGAACCTTTGGGCGTCAATAACGGTACGGCTAATGGAAAACAGTACTTCGATTGCCCTCCCAAATACGGTAGCTTTGTAGCAGTTAAAGCAGTTGAAATCGGAGATTTCCCACCGGAGAAGGATGAGCTGGATGATGAACTGTAA
- the LOC134207845 gene encoding NFU1 iron-sulfur cluster scaffold homolog, mitochondrial-like, whose product MYRNTIRTGPQLRALLFGATKVVSNASPISTLSKITSSRVLAKTHSPSVRHVRTMFIQTQDTPNPDSLKFLPGVAVLEKGQTMDFPTQAAALCSPLAKLLFRIEGVRSVFFGGDFVTISKLEDAEWRLIKPEVFAVIMDFFASGLPVVTDAKPMGDTQINEDDDETVQMIKELLDSKIRPTVQEDGGDIIFMAFEDGVVKLKMQGSCSSCPSSIVTLKNGVQNMLQFYIPEVVAVEQVFDKVDEVTETEFEKFEKQIKQKEDK is encoded by the exons ATGTACCGGAATACCATTCGAACTGGACCTCAGCTTAGGGCTCTGCTCTTCGGGGCAACAAAAGTCGT aTCCAATGCGTCACCGATCAGTACCCTCTCGAAAATAACATCCTCAAGGGTCCTGGCCAAGACCCATTCGCCATCTGTACGCCATGTTCGTACGATGTTCATCCAAACCCAGGACACTCCCAACCCGGATAGTTTGAAGTTTCTGCCCGGAGTTGCCGTACTCGAGAAAGGTCAAACGATGGACTTCCCCACGCAGGCGGCGGCCCTCTGCAGCCCGCTCGCTAAGCTTCTGTTCCGCATCGAAGGCGTGCGATCGGTATTTTTTGGAGGAGACTTTGTAACAATTTCCAAGCTGGAGGATGCCGAGTGGCGCTTGATCAAGCCGGAAGTGTTTGCCGTAATTATGGACTTTTTCGCTTCGGGCCTGCCGGTGGTGACCGATGCCAAGCCCATGGGGGATACCCAGATCAATGAGGATGACGACGAAACGGTGCAGATGATCAAGGAGCTGTTAGACTCCAAAATAAGGCCGACCGTGCAGGAGGACGGTGGAGATATCATTTTTATGGCCTTCGAAGACGGCGTGGTAAAGCTGAAGATGCAGGGTAGTTGCTCATCCTGTCCCAGCTCGATTGTGACGCTGAAGAATGGCGTCCAGAATATGCTGCAGTTCTACATACCGGAAGTCGTTGCGGTTGAGCAGGTCTTTGACAAGGTGGACGAAGTGACGGAGACGGAGTTTGAGAAGTTCGAGAAGCAGATCAAACAGAAAGAAGATAAGTAA